From a region of the Gottschalkia purinilytica genome:
- the dapF gene encoding diaminopimelate epimerase — protein sequence MLNFEKLQGTGNDFIIFNAIKDKIPTYSDLAIKVCDRHFGIGADGMIIVDESDIADIKMIFYNADGSEAPMCGNGIRCFAKYVYDNKIITKTSFSVETLGGIMKPELVISNNEVTHVKVNMGSPIFSTTDFPINTTEKDFINKDLEIDGVKYKISSLMIGTIHTVIKVNNLEETEVERIGPLIEKHPLFPLKTNVNFFEIVDEENINLKTWERGAGLTLACGTGATATAIISSILYNTTKTVNIHIDGGTLKIEQTENDVYMTGPAKSICKGVYNF from the coding sequence ATGCTCAACTTTGAAAAGTTACAAGGCACAGGCAATGATTTTATAATCTTTAATGCCATCAAAGATAAGATACCTACTTATAGTGATTTAGCTATAAAAGTATGTGATAGGCACTTTGGAATAGGTGCTGATGGAATGATAATCGTAGATGAATCGGATATAGCTGATATAAAAATGATTTTTTATAATGCTGATGGTTCTGAAGCTCCAATGTGTGGAAATGGTATAAGATGCTTTGCTAAATACGTTTATGATAATAAAATAATTACGAAAACCTCTTTTAGTGTAGAAACTCTAGGAGGTATAATGAAACCTGAATTAGTAATATCTAATAACGAAGTGACTCATGTTAAAGTAAATATGGGGAGTCCTATATTTTCAACTACTGATTTTCCTATAAACACCACAGAAAAGGACTTTATAAATAAAGACTTAGAAATAGATGGTGTAAAATATAAAATTTCTTCCTTAATGATTGGAACTATTCATACTGTTATTAAGGTAAATAATCTGGAAGAAACAGAAGTAGAAAGAATAGGCCCACTAATAGAAAAACATCCTCTTTTCCCTCTTAAAACAAATGTTAATTTCTTTGAAATTGTTGATGAGGAAAATATAAACTTAAAAACTTGGGAAAGAGGTGCTGGATTGACTCTTGCTTGTGGCACTGGCGCTACAGCTACTGCAATAATAAGTTCTATCCTTTATAATACAACTAAAACTGTTAATATACATATTGATGGCGGGACTTTAAAGATAGAACAAACTGAAAATGATGTATACATGACAGGCCCAGCTAAGTCCATATGTAAGGGAGTATACAACTTTTAA
- a CDS encoding aspartate-semialdehyde dehydrogenase, which translates to MKKVNLAIVGATGMVGNTFLKVLEERDFPIENLYLFASAKSSGSKVIFKGTEYTVEELTESSFDRDIDIALFSAGGDISKKFAPIAKEKGVTVVDNSSAWRMDKDVPLVVPEVNPEDISWNNGIIANPNCSTIQVVVPLKALHEAFKIKRIVYSTYQAVSGSGVKGIADLENGTTNNYPHPISFNCLPHIDSFLDNGYTKEEIKMIEETKKILNDYDLKITATTVRVPVKNSHAVSVNLEFEKPFELSDVYEVLKNAKGVIVQDDPQNTVYPMQITADGHDEVFVGRVRRDFSIENGLNLWVVADNIRKGAATNTVQIAELLVSKM; encoded by the coding sequence ATGAAAAAAGTTAATTTAGCTATAGTTGGTGCTACAGGAATGGTTGGTAATACATTTTTAAAGGTATTAGAAGAAAGAGATTTTCCTATAGAAAATTTATATCTTTTTGCTTCTGCTAAATCAAGTGGTTCTAAAGTGATTTTTAAAGGTACAGAATACACTGTTGAGGAATTAACAGAAAGTTCTTTTGATAGAGATATAGACATAGCATTATTCTCTGCTGGAGGAGATATAAGTAAAAAGTTTGCTCCAATAGCAAAAGAAAAAGGAGTTACAGTTGTAGACAATAGTAGTGCTTGGAGAATGGATAAAGATGTCCCACTAGTTGTACCTGAGGTAAATCCTGAAGATATTAGCTGGAATAATGGAATTATTGCTAATCCAAACTGTTCTACTATCCAAGTAGTTGTTCCATTAAAAGCGTTACATGAAGCTTTTAAAATAAAAAGAATAGTATATTCTACTTATCAAGCTGTTTCTGGTTCAGGAGTTAAAGGAATAGCTGATTTAGAGAATGGTACAACAAACAACTATCCTCATCCAATATCTTTTAACTGTCTTCCTCATATAGACTCATTCTTAGATAATGGATACACTAAAGAAGAAATTAAAATGATTGAAGAAACTAAGAAAATATTAAATGATTATGATTTAAAAATAACAGCTACAACTGTTAGAGTTCCTGTTAAAAATAGCCATGCTGTTTCAGTTAACCTAGAGTTCGAAAAACCATTTGAATTATCGGATGTATATGAAGTTCTAAAAAATGCTAAAGGTGTTATAGTTCAAGACGATCCTCAAAATACAGTATATCCAATGCAGATTACTGCTGACGGACATGATGAAGTTTTCGTTGGAAGAGTTAGAAGAGACTTTAGTATTGAAAATGGTTTAAACCTTTGGGTAGTTGCAGATAACATAAGAAAAGGAGCTGCTACTAACACTGTTCAAATAGCTGAATTACTAGTAAGTAAAATGTAA